The following coding sequences are from one Rhodobiaceae bacterium window:
- the carB gene encoding carbamoyl-phosphate synthase large chain has product MPKRTDIESILIIGAGPIVIGQACEFDYSGTQACKALKDEGYRIILVNSNPATIMTDPDLADATYVEPITPEVVAKIIEKERPDALLPTMGGQTALNTALSLADNGTLNKYGVELIGANREAISKAEDRKLFREAMDRIGLENPRATIVAAPEIKNDKGEIVDYDRAMGVAQAMKVLDEIGLPAIIRPAFTLGGTGGGVAYNREEYEHIIRTGLDASPVAQVLVDESLLGWKEYEMEVVRDTADNCIIICSIENVDPMGIHTGDSMTVAPALTLTDKEYQVMRNASIAVLREIGVETGGSNVQFAVNPADGRLVVIEMNPRVSRSSALASKATGFPIAKVAARLAVGYTLDELMNDITGVTPAAFEPTIDYVVTKIPRFTFEKFPGAEPLLTTAMKSVGEAMSIGRTFAESLQKALRSMETGLNGLDPVEFDGLGEGDDKNAIRKALGTPMPFRILYIAQAMRLGMDHDQIQAACSFDPWFLEQLQMIVDAEKEVEANGLPTDPHDLRDLKALGFSDVRLAELAGTTEADVRKARLGLGVKPVFKRIDTCAAEFKSQTPYMYSTYETDFAGNAACEAEVSGAKKAIILGGGPNRIGQGIEFDYCCCHAAFALSDAGIESIMVNCNPETVSTDPDTSDRLYFEPLTKEDVLTIIEKEQEDGELMGVIVQFGGQTPLKLANDLEEAGIPILGTSPDAIDLAEDRDRFKALLDELGLKQPPNGIARTAEEAQEIAERIGYPVVIRPSYVLGGRGMEIVRDTAHLNRYINEAVVVSGDSPVLIDWYLKDAIEVDVDALCDGKDVFVCGIMEHIEEAGVHSGDSACSLPPYSLPAETIAEIERQTKAMALALNVGGLMNVQYAVQDGTIFVLEVNPRASRTVPFVAKVVGKPIAKIAARLMAGETLASFNLQPNSFDHIAVKEAVFPFARFPGVDTVLGPEMRSTGEVIGLDKSFGVAFAKSQIGGGTSVPTQGTVFISVKESDKEKIVGAARKMASMGFKIIATSGTARVLSAAGLEVEMVNKVLEGRPHIVDALKNGNVDIVFNTTAGAQALEDSKSIRQTALMGKVPYYTTVAGARAAAEGIDAIRSGQLEVAPLQSYQEKPIAAE; this is encoded by the coding sequence ATGCCCAAACGTACTGACATTGAGTCCATTCTGATCATTGGCGCCGGTCCTATCGTGATCGGTCAGGCCTGCGAGTTTGACTATTCAGGCACGCAAGCCTGTAAGGCGCTGAAAGACGAGGGCTACCGGATCATTCTGGTGAACTCCAACCCCGCGACCATCATGACGGACCCGGACCTGGCGGACGCGACCTATGTCGAGCCCATCACCCCGGAAGTGGTCGCCAAGATTATTGAGAAAGAGCGCCCGGACGCGCTGCTACCCACCATGGGTGGGCAGACAGCGCTCAACACCGCCCTGTCGCTCGCCGACAATGGCACGCTCAACAAATATGGCGTGGAACTGATCGGCGCGAACCGCGAAGCCATTTCCAAAGCTGAAGACCGCAAGCTCTTCCGCGAAGCCATGGACCGGATCGGCCTTGAAAACCCCCGCGCAACCATTGTTGCAGCGCCGGAGATCAAAAACGATAAGGGCGAGATCGTCGACTATGACCGCGCCATGGGCGTGGCCCAGGCCATGAAGGTGCTGGACGAGATCGGCCTGCCCGCCATCATCCGCCCTGCCTTTACACTTGGCGGCACCGGCGGCGGCGTTGCGTATAACCGCGAAGAATATGAGCACATCATCCGCACCGGCTTGGATGCCTCTCCTGTGGCGCAGGTGCTGGTGGATGAAAGTCTGCTCGGCTGGAAAGAATATGAGATGGAAGTTGTTCGCGACACCGCGGACAATTGCATCATCATCTGTTCCATCGAAAATGTGGACCCCATGGGCATCCATACCGGCGACAGCATGACGGTTGCCCCAGCGCTGACGCTGACCGACAAAGAATATCAGGTGATGCGGAACGCAAGCATCGCGGTCCTGCGTGAAATCGGTGTTGAGACCGGCGGCTCCAACGTGCAGTTCGCCGTGAACCCAGCTGATGGTCGTCTCGTCGTTATCGAAATGAACCCGCGTGTGTCGCGCTCCTCTGCGCTCGCCTCAAAAGCCACCGGCTTCCCGATTGCGAAGGTCGCCGCGCGTCTTGCCGTTGGCTATACGCTTGATGAGCTCATGAACGACATTACCGGCGTCACGCCCGCCGCGTTCGAGCCCACCATCGACTATGTGGTCACCAAGATCCCACGCTTTACGTTTGAAAAATTCCCAGGCGCAGAGCCACTGCTCACAACGGCGATGAAGTCTGTCGGGGAAGCCATGTCCATTGGCCGCACCTTTGCTGAAAGTCTGCAAAAAGCGCTCCGTTCCATGGAGACGGGCCTGAATGGCCTCGATCCCGTCGAGTTTGACGGCCTTGGTGAAGGTGACGACAAGAACGCCATCCGGAAGGCACTTGGCACGCCCATGCCTTTCCGCATTCTCTACATCGCGCAAGCCATGCGCCTTGGCATGGACCATGATCAGATCCAGGCAGCCTGTTCCTTTGACCCTTGGTTCCTGGAACAGCTGCAAATGATCGTCGATGCAGAGAAAGAAGTCGAAGCAAACGGCCTGCCAACCGACCCCCATGACCTGCGTGATCTAAAGGCACTTGGCTTCTCAGATGTACGTTTGGCAGAACTTGCTGGCACAACAGAAGCCGACGTGCGCAAAGCACGCTTAGGTCTTGGTGTGAAACCTGTTTTCAAGCGCATCGACACCTGCGCCGCAGAGTTCAAATCGCAGACGCCGTACATGTACTCAACTTATGAGACTGACTTTGCAGGCAATGCCGCTTGTGAGGCAGAAGTCTCCGGCGCCAAGAAAGCCATCATCCTTGGCGGCGGTCCAAACCGCATCGGCCAGGGCATTGAGTTTGACTATTGCTGCTGTCACGCAGCCTTTGCCCTCAGCGACGCGGGCATTGAGAGCATCATGGTGAACTGCAACCCGGAAACGGTCTCCACCGACCCGGACACATCAGACCGGCTTTATTTTGAGCCGCTCACAAAAGAAGATGTGCTCACCATCATCGAAAAAGAACAGGAAGACGGTGAGCTTATGGGCGTCATCGTTCAGTTTGGTGGACAGACCCCGCTCAAACTTGCAAATGATCTCGAAGAAGCAGGCATTCCGATCCTGGGAACCTCGCCCGATGCCATTGACCTTGCTGAAGACCGCGACCGCTTCAAAGCACTGCTCGATGAGCTGGGCCTGAAACAGCCGCCAAACGGCATTGCCCGCACGGCGGAAGAAGCTCAGGAGATTGCCGAGCGCATCGGCTACCCTGTCGTCATCCGCCCGTCTTATGTGCTGGGTGGCCGCGGCATGGAGATCGTCCGCGACACAGCTCACCTCAATCGCTACATCAATGAAGCCGTGGTCGTCTCTGGCGACAGCCCGGTCCTCATCGACTGGTATCTGAAAGACGCCATTGAAGTGGACGTGGACGCGCTCTGCGACGGCAAAGACGTTTTTGTTTGCGGCATCATGGAACATATTGAAGAAGCTGGTGTGCACTCAGGGGACAGCGCCTGTTCGCTTCCTCCTTACTCACTGCCAGCAGAAACAATTGCTGAAATTGAACGCCAGACAAAAGCCATGGCCTTGGCGCTCAACGTCGGTGGGCTCATGAACGTGCAATACGCGGTTCAGGACGGCACGATCTTTGTGCTGGAAGTGAATCCCCGTGCCTCGCGGACCGTGCCCTTCGTGGCGAAAGTCGTTGGCAAGCCAATCGCAAAAATCGCAGCGCGACTTATGGCGGGCGAAACTCTTGCCTCTTTCAATCTGCAGCCAAACAGCTTTGACCATATCGCTGTGAAAGAAGCCGTCTTCCCCTTTGCTCGCTTCCCGGGCGTCGACACGGTACTTGGACCAGAAATGCGCTCAACCGGCGAAGTGATTGGCCTCGACAAAAGCTTCGGCGTCGCCTTTGCCAAAAGTCAGATTGGCGGCGGCACATCCGTCCCCACGCAAGGCACGGTCTTCATCTCAGTCAAAGAATCAGACAAAGAAAAAATTGTCGGTGCTGCACGGAAAATGGCGTCCATGGGCTTCAAAATCATCGCTACCAGCGGTACGGCCCGGGTCCTATCTGCTGCAGGTCTTGAAGTTGAAATGGTAAACAAGGTCCTGGAAGGCCGCCCTCACATTGTGGACGCCCTTAAAAATGGCAATGTCGACATTGTATTCAATACGACGGCAGGCGCTCAGGCGCTTGAGGACAGCAAGTCAATCCGCCAGACGGCCTTGATG
- the hsaD gene encoding 4,5:9,10-diseco-3-hydroxy-5,9,17-trioxoandrosta-1(10),2-diene-4-oate hydrolase, which yields MKRHEIGAAEGSLRVDVGGVDIAYQRWGAGPVVLCLHAIGHGARDFEKLADLIGGQVEIIALDWPGQGRSGQDTEPASAERYSALLEGFVDALKLEKFVLYGNSIGGAAAIVYADRHPEKIRGLVLSNPGGLAPVDGFARFAIGRMVAFFQAGVDGKRWFSPAFKLYYGRVLPRRAAKAQRRRIIDARFEIAQPLVEAWSSFVTSEADIRSVAGRLTMPVLYAWANKDQIVPLKKSRAAVDATPDHELATFRAGHMPALETPKAFAKVLRRFLSKLS from the coding sequence ATGAAAAGACATGAAATAGGTGCTGCAGAAGGGTCATTGAGGGTTGATGTGGGGGGCGTCGATATTGCCTACCAGCGATGGGGGGCGGGCCCTGTTGTCCTCTGTCTGCACGCTATCGGGCATGGTGCGCGAGATTTTGAAAAACTGGCCGACCTGATAGGAGGCCAGGTTGAGATTATTGCACTCGATTGGCCAGGGCAGGGGCGCTCCGGCCAGGATACAGAACCCGCGTCTGCTGAGCGCTACTCAGCCTTGCTTGAAGGTTTTGTGGATGCGCTGAAGCTTGAGAAATTTGTGCTATACGGCAACTCGATTGGCGGCGCAGCGGCCATTGTCTACGCTGACCGCCATCCTGAAAAGATCCGCGGTTTGGTTTTGTCGAACCCTGGCGGCCTTGCGCCGGTCGATGGGTTTGCCCGCTTTGCCATAGGTCGCATGGTCGCCTTCTTCCAGGCGGGTGTTGACGGGAAGCGGTGGTTCTCGCCAGCGTTCAAACTTTATTACGGCCGGGTTTTGCCGAGACGTGCAGCGAAAGCGCAACGGCGACGGATCATTGATGCCCGGTTCGAAATCGCGCAACCGTTGGTTGAAGCCTGGAGCAGCTTCGTCACGTCGGAAGCAGATATTCGCTCAGTGGCGGGCCGTCTCACAATGCCCGTGCTCTATGCATGGGCTAACAAAGACCAGATCGTGCCTTTAAAGAAGAGCCGGGCCGCGGTCGACGCAACGCCAGATCATGAGTTGGCGACGTTCCGCGCAGGACATATGCCAGCGCTTGAGACACCCAAAGCTTTTGCCAAGGTGCTGCGGCGTTTCCTGAGTAAGCTGTCCTAA
- the carA gene encoding carbamoyl-phosphate synthase small chain, whose amino-acid sequence MSARTPTALLVLKDGTVLEGIGLGATGEAQGEVCFNTSITGYQEILTDPSYAGQIITFTFPHIGNVGANDEDMETTNLAANSGVRGAVLRANITNPSNYRSAQHFDAWLKARGIIAIGGVDTRALTARIRDEGMIDATIVHAPDGKFDRDALLARAKAFPGLEGADLAKEVTTGQTYTWDETRWEWEEGFGTNDKPKHHVVALDFGVKRNILRCLASSDCKVTVVPASTSAEDVLAMNPDGIFLSNGPGDPAATGTYAVPEIKKLVESGKPLFGICLGHQMLAIALGAKTEKMLQGHHGANHPVKDHTTDKVEITSMNHGFTVDRDSLPENVEETHVSLFDGTNCGIRLKDKPVFSVQYHPEASPGPQDSHYLFDRFVKFIAEAKR is encoded by the coding sequence ATGAGCGCGCGCACCCCAACAGCCCTTCTCGTCTTAAAAGACGGCACCGTGCTGGAAGGTATTGGTCTTGGCGCCACCGGCGAAGCCCAGGGTGAGGTTTGTTTCAATACCTCGATCACCGGTTATCAGGAAATCCTGACCGATCCATCTTACGCAGGCCAGATCATCACCTTCACCTTCCCCCATATCGGGAATGTGGGCGCGAATGATGAGGACATGGAAACCACCAACCTCGCCGCCAATTCCGGCGTGCGCGGCGCGGTGCTCCGGGCGAACATCACAAATCCCTCGAACTATCGCTCAGCGCAGCATTTTGACGCCTGGCTGAAAGCCCGCGGCATCATCGCCATTGGCGGCGTGGACACTCGGGCCCTCACCGCCCGCATTCGCGATGAAGGCATGATTGATGCGACCATCGTGCACGCGCCTGACGGCAAGTTTGACCGCGACGCTCTTCTCGCCAGGGCAAAAGCCTTTCCGGGTCTTGAAGGTGCGGACCTCGCGAAAGAAGTCACCACCGGCCAGACCTACACCTGGGATGAAACACGCTGGGAATGGGAAGAAGGCTTTGGCACCAATGACAAGCCGAAGCACCATGTGGTCGCCCTCGACTTTGGCGTGAAGCGCAACATCCTGCGCTGCCTGGCAAGCTCTGACTGCAAAGTGACCGTCGTGCCTGCCTCTACATCAGCAGAAGACGTGCTCGCCATGAACCCGGACGGCATCTTCCTGTCGAATGGCCCCGGCGACCCGGCAGCGACCGGCACCTATGCTGTGCCTGAAATCAAAAAGCTCGTAGAAAGCGGCAAGCCCCTTTTCGGCATTTGCCTCGGCCACCAGATGCTTGCCATCGCACTCGGCGCAAAAACGGAAAAAATGCTGCAGGGCCATCATGGCGCCAACCACCCGGTGAAAGATCACACCACCGACAAGGTGGAAATCACGAGCATGAACCATGGCTTCACTGTGGACCGCGACAGCCTGCCGGAAAATGTGGAAGAGACCCATGTCTCCCTCTTTGACGGCACCAATTGCGGCATACGCCTGAAAGACAAGCCTGTCTTCTCTGTCCAGTATCACCCGGAAGCAAGCCCCGGCCCGCAGGACAGCCACTATCTTTTCGACCGCTTTGTAAAGTTCATCGCCGAGGCGAAACGCTAA
- the sigW gene encoding ECF RNA polymerase sigma factor SigW, translated as MSSKTDEERRAEGQAYMRRAWFLYLNDIEPTRPRLFRYCRKLTGNVWDAEDLVQETLLRGFSNLALEDNRDIAWGAYLARTASNLFIDQTRRARHASMEEAEEPSAPPQAEQTAAIRDGGRKLMTLLSPQERCAIVMKEVFEYTLAETAQLLETTEGAVKAALRRGREKLADPTPSTRPAPSEALVQRFVDAFNAADVDAMRDTMLETVTAEVFALGTGRGLDNIDKPDRWIGACLNGHSPDPTRKQRAECALFEGVPIVILWRRFGDGPENMEEFWRFRDEDGKIAHIWDYCACPETLEEVGQALGYPVVTRSYSTYQGELGQD; from the coding sequence ATGTCGAGCAAGACTGACGAAGAAAGACGCGCGGAAGGCCAGGCCTATATGCGCCGGGCGTGGTTTCTTTACCTGAACGACATTGAGCCCACGAGACCACGGCTATTTCGCTATTGCCGCAAGCTCACCGGCAATGTCTGGGACGCCGAGGATCTGGTTCAGGAAACTCTGCTCCGAGGGTTCAGCAATCTGGCACTCGAAGACAATCGAGACATTGCTTGGGGCGCCTATCTCGCGCGCACAGCAAGCAACCTCTTTATCGACCAGACCCGCAGAGCGCGACATGCGTCGATGGAGGAAGCAGAGGAACCCTCTGCGCCACCGCAAGCAGAACAGACGGCCGCCATACGGGATGGAGGACGCAAACTCATGACCCTGCTCTCTCCTCAGGAACGCTGTGCCATCGTGATGAAGGAAGTCTTTGAATACACGCTCGCCGAAACCGCCCAGCTCCTTGAAACCACGGAAGGGGCCGTAAAGGCTGCCCTCCGTCGCGGCCGCGAGAAGCTCGCCGACCCGACGCCAAGCACGCGCCCGGCTCCGTCCGAGGCTCTGGTTCAACGCTTTGTGGATGCATTCAATGCTGCAGACGTGGATGCCATGCGCGACACCATGCTGGAAACAGTGACAGCAGAAGTTTTTGCGCTCGGCACAGGCCGCGGCCTCGACAATATCGACAAACCCGACCGTTGGATTGGTGCCTGTCTCAACGGCCATTCACCAGACCCAACCCGAAAGCAGCGCGCCGAATGCGCCCTCTTTGAGGGCGTGCCCATCGTCATCCTTTGGCGGCGCTTTGGCGACGGGCCTGAGAACATGGAAGAATTTTGGCGGTTCCGGGACGAAGATGGAAAGATCGCCCATATCTGGGACTATTGCGCCTGCCCTGAGACGCTAGAGGAAGTCGGGCAAGCGCTGGGATATCCAGTCGTCACGCGGTCCTACAGCACCTATCAGGGAGAATTGGGGCAGGACTGA
- a CDS encoding ecdysteroid kinase translates to MTSIPTEATINNAWLTDQLNKAGHQVEVTGFQAKRIGTGQIGKCIRYDLQLVGKTDGAPTSLVGKFPSDDETSRATGVMLKNFIKEVSFYQQLQQRLTIATPKCYFAAIDGEGPDFALLLEDLSPAVQGDQLAGCSVHVARAAVLELVGLHAPSWNDETLRGKDWLGEPDADSTELNRALYQGNIDGFAERYGPNLKADELEIIRKVAGAAPPTGETLPTPFSLVHIDYRLDNLLINEDLSPPKITAVDWQSISLGSPLADVAYFLGAGLRSETRRQAEEEIVSAYHASLLNAGIKDYGWDACWTDYRKGVFAGFFVTVIASMIVERTERGDEMFLTMARRHARHAIDLGSDEFLT, encoded by the coding sequence ATGACATCCATACCGACCGAAGCCACCATCAACAATGCCTGGCTGACCGACCAGCTCAACAAAGCTGGACACCAAGTTGAAGTGACGGGCTTCCAGGCAAAACGCATTGGGACCGGCCAGATCGGCAAATGCATTCGCTACGACCTGCAATTGGTCGGCAAGACCGACGGTGCTCCGACGAGCTTGGTCGGTAAATTCCCGTCCGATGATGAAACAAGCCGCGCTACAGGCGTCATGCTCAAAAACTTCATCAAGGAAGTCTCATTTTACCAGCAGCTGCAACAGCGCCTCACCATCGCCACCCCCAAATGCTACTTCGCAGCCATCGACGGCGAAGGACCAGACTTCGCGCTCCTGCTCGAAGACCTGAGCCCCGCCGTTCAGGGGGATCAACTCGCCGGCTGCTCGGTGCATGTTGCCCGCGCCGCGGTCCTGGAACTGGTGGGGCTCCACGCACCAAGTTGGAACGACGAAACGCTCCGCGGCAAAGACTGGCTGGGGGAACCGGATGCAGACAGCACCGAGCTCAACCGCGCGCTCTACCAGGGCAATATTGACGGCTTTGCAGAGCGCTATGGACCAAATCTCAAAGCAGACGAACTGGAGATTATCCGAAAAGTCGCAGGCGCTGCACCACCGACCGGCGAAACACTACCAACGCCCTTCTCACTCGTGCACATCGACTACCGTCTCGACAATCTGCTCATCAATGAGGACTTGTCCCCACCCAAGATCACGGCGGTGGATTGGCAAAGCATTTCACTCGGCAGCCCGCTCGCGGACGTCGCCTATTTCTTAGGAGCGGGCCTGCGCTCAGAAACCCGCAGACAGGCAGAAGAAGAGATTGTCAGCGCGTACCACGCGAGCCTCTTGAATGCCGGCATCAAAGACTATGGCTGGGATGCCTGCTGGACCGACTATCGCAAAGGCGTGTTCGCAGGCTTCTTCGTGACCGTCATCGCCTCCATGATTGTGGAACGCACAGAGCGAGGGGACGAGATGTTCCTCACCATGGCAAGACGCCACGCCAGGCACGCTATAGATCTGGGCTCCGACGAATTTTTGACCTGA
- a CDS encoding Yqey-like protein, producing the protein MREEIKAALKEALKAQDKRRMGTIRLMQAAIKDRDIAARTEGADTLVSDDDILAILAKMIKQREESAVTYENAGRAELATQEREEIEVIKGFMPTQLTPEEVEAAAAEVVAELGAESLKDMGRCMGELKKRYAGRMDFGKAGAVIKGKLGG; encoded by the coding sequence ATGCGCGAAGAAATCAAAGCCGCTTTAAAAGAGGCTCTGAAAGCCCAGGATAAGCGCCGCATGGGCACTATTCGCCTGATGCAGGCCGCGATCAAAGACCGCGATATTGCCGCACGGACCGAAGGGGCCGACACGCTGGTCTCTGACGACGATATCCTCGCGATCCTCGCCAAGATGATCAAACAGCGCGAAGAATCAGCTGTCACCTATGAGAATGCCGGTCGGGCTGAGCTTGCGACCCAAGAGCGCGAAGAGATCGAGGTCATTAAAGGCTTCATGCCGACCCAGCTGACACCGGAAGAGGTGGAAGCGGCTGCGGCTGAGGTCGTGGCTGAACTCGGCGCTGAGAGCCTGAAAGACATGGGCCGGTGCATGGGCGAGCTTAAAAAGCGCTATGCGGGCCGGATGGATTTCGGCAAAGCAGGTGCTGTCATCAAAGGCAAGCTTGGCGGCTAA
- a CDS encoding DNA-binding transcriptional repressor AcrR, which translates to MPAAPPTKQRAKSLATREKLIAAAAEEFRTVGYFNTDTNKIAVRAGYAPATFYKHFKNKLSIFLAAYEAWVAEEWRALEAADDDSETLIRTVLAHHKKHLLFRTDLRALAATEQEVKRYQNKLRREQVKRLAELAPDLAPAGDDWSTPVFLLLTMERVSDAIADGSAKASHASETKLITNLIKLIDSLRH; encoded by the coding sequence ATGCCCGCTGCTCCGCCCACAAAACAACGTGCAAAATCCCTGGCAACGCGAGAAAAACTGATCGCAGCAGCAGCAGAAGAATTTCGCACAGTCGGCTACTTCAACACAGACACGAACAAGATTGCCGTGCGTGCTGGCTATGCCCCCGCCACTTTCTACAAACACTTCAAGAACAAGCTGAGCATCTTCCTCGCGGCCTACGAAGCCTGGGTGGCAGAGGAATGGCGGGCATTGGAGGCGGCAGATGATGATTCAGAAACATTGATACGCACCGTTCTCGCGCATCACAAAAAGCATCTTCTGTTCAGAACGGACTTACGCGCCCTTGCCGCCACAGAACAAGAAGTGAAACGCTACCAGAACAAGCTGCGACGGGAGCAGGTCAAACGGCTGGCGGAACTTGCGCCAGACCTCGCGCCTGCGGGTGATGACTGGTCGACACCTGTATTCTTGCTCCTCACCATGGAACGTGTGTCCGATGCCATCGCAGACGGGTCCGCCAAAGCAAGCCATGCAAGCGAGACCAAACTCATCACCAATCTGATAAAGCTTATAGATAGTCTAAGGCACTAG